From Streptomyces sp. 6-11-2, one genomic window encodes:
- the efp gene encoding elongation factor P, translated as MASTNDLKNGMVLKLDGGQLWSVVEFQHVKPGKGPAFVRTKLKNVLSGKTVDKTFNAGVKVETATVDKRDMQFSYMDGDYFVFMDMETYDQLHIDRKVVGDTANFLIEGFEATVAQHEGEVLFVELPAAVELTVAETEPGVQGDRSTGGTKPATLETGHQIQVPLFITTGEKIKVDTRTSDYLGRVNS; from the coding sequence GTGGCTTCCACGAACGACCTCAAGAACGGCATGGTGCTCAAGCTCGACGGCGGCCAGCTGTGGTCCGTCGTCGAGTTCCAGCACGTCAAGCCCGGCAAGGGCCCGGCCTTCGTGCGCACCAAGCTCAAGAACGTGCTCTCCGGCAAGACCGTCGACAAGACGTTCAACGCCGGCGTCAAGGTCGAAACGGCCACCGTCGACAAGCGTGACATGCAGTTCTCCTACATGGACGGCGACTACTTCGTCTTCATGGACATGGAGACCTACGACCAGCTGCACATCGACCGCAAGGTCGTCGGCGACACCGCCAACTTCCTGATCGAGGGCTTCGAGGCCACCGTCGCCCAGCACGAGGGCGAGGTGCTCTTCGTCGAGCTGCCGGCCGCCGTCGAGCTGACCGTCGCCGAGACCGAGCCGGGCGTCCAGGGCGACCGCTCCACCGGTGGCACCAAGCCCGCCACCCTGGAGACCGGCCACCAGATCCAGGTCCCGCTCTTCATCACCACCGGTGAGAAGATCAAGGTCGACACGCGCACGAGCGACTACCTCGGCCGGGTGAACAGCTAA
- the nusB gene encoding transcription antitermination factor NusB — MAARNTARKRAFQILFEGDQRGADVLTVLADWIRLSRTDTRQPPVSEYTMQLVEGYAERATRIDDLIAQYAVGWTLDRMPVVDRNILRLGAYELIWVDETPDAVVLDEMVQLAKEFSTEESPSFVNGLLGRLKELKPSLRRDQV; from the coding sequence GTGGCTGCCCGCAACACGGCCCGCAAGCGTGCCTTCCAGATCCTCTTCGAGGGTGACCAGCGCGGCGCCGACGTCCTGACGGTCCTCGCTGACTGGATCCGGCTCTCCCGGACCGACACCCGGCAGCCCCCGGTGAGCGAGTACACGATGCAGCTCGTCGAGGGCTACGCGGAGCGCGCGACCCGGATCGACGACCTGATCGCGCAGTACGCGGTCGGCTGGACGCTCGACCGTATGCCGGTCGTCGACCGCAACATTCTGCGGCTCGGCGCGTACGAGCTGATCTGGGTCGACGAGACCCCGGACGCCGTCGTGCTGGACGAGATGGTGCAGCTGGCGAAGGAGTTCTCCACGGAGGAGTCGCCCTCGTTCGTCAACGGCCTGCTGGGCCGTCTGAAGGAGCTCAAGCCCTCCCTCCGCCGCGACCAGGTGTGA
- the bldD gene encoding transcriptional regulator BldD → MSSEYAKQLGAKLRAIRTQQGLSLHGVEEKSQGRWKAVVVGSYERGDRAVTVQRLAELADFYGVPVQELLPGTTPGGAAEPPPKLVLDLERLATVPAEKAGPLQRYAATIQSQRGDYNGKVLSIRQDDLRTLAVIYDQSPSVLTEQLISWGVLDADARRAVASHEES, encoded by the coding sequence ATGTCCAGCGAATACGCCAAACAGCTCGGGGCCAAGCTCCGGGCGATCCGCACCCAGCAGGGCCTTTCCCTCCACGGTGTCGAGGAGAAGAGCCAGGGACGCTGGAAGGCGGTCGTGGTCGGTTCGTACGAGCGCGGCGACCGTGCCGTGACCGTGCAGCGCCTCGCCGAACTGGCGGATTTCTACGGGGTCCCCGTGCAGGAGCTGCTGCCGGGCACCACCCCCGGCGGAGCCGCCGAGCCCCCGCCGAAGCTGGTCCTGGACCTGGAGCGGCTGGCCACGGTGCCGGCCGAGAAGGCAGGCCCGCTCCAGCGCTACGCGGCGACGATCCAGTCGCAGCGCGGTGACTACAACGGCAAGGTGCTCTCCATCCGCCAGGACGACCTGCGCACACTCGCCGTCATCTACGACCAGTCGCCCTCGGTCCTCACCGAGCAGCTGATCAGCTGGGGCGTGCTGGACGCGGACGCGCGTCGCGCGGTGGCGTCCCACGAGGAGAGCTGA
- the pyrR gene encoding bifunctional pyr operon transcriptional regulator/uracil phosphoribosyltransferase PyrR: MDSHETTQASDARPVLEGPDIERVLTRIAHEIVERAKGADDVVLLGIPTRGVFLAQRLAVKLEQITERKVSCGSLDITMYRDDLRMQPPRALARTEIPGDGIDGRLVVLVDDVLFSGRTIRAALDALNDIGRPRAVQLAVLVDRGHRELPIRADYVGKNLPTSLRETVKVLLAEEDGRDTVLLGAKPAAQGDQP; this comes from the coding sequence ATGGACTCGCACGAAACCACGCAAGCGTCCGATGCCCGGCCCGTTCTCGAGGGCCCCGACATCGAGCGGGTGCTGACCCGCATCGCCCACGAAATCGTCGAGCGCGCCAAGGGCGCCGACGACGTGGTGCTCCTCGGCATTCCGACCCGGGGCGTCTTCCTCGCCCAGCGGCTCGCCGTCAAACTCGAGCAGATCACCGAACGCAAGGTCTCCTGCGGCTCGCTCGACATCACCATGTACCGCGACGACCTGCGCATGCAGCCCCCGCGTGCGCTGGCCCGCACCGAGATCCCCGGTGACGGCATCGACGGCCGCCTCGTCGTCCTCGTCGACGACGTGCTCTTCTCCGGCCGCACCATCCGCGCCGCCCTCGACGCCCTGAACGACATCGGGCGTCCGCGCGCGGTGCAGCTCGCCGTCCTCGTCGACCGCGGCCACCGCGAACTGCCGATCCGCGCCGACTACGTCGGCAAGAACCTCCCCACGTCGCTGCGGGAGACGGTCAAGGTCCTGCTCGCCGAGGAGGACGGTCGCGACACCGTGCTGCTCGGCGCCAAGCCGGCCGCCCAGGGCGACCAGCCGTAA
- a CDS encoding aspartate carbamoyltransferase catalytic subunit: MQRHLISAADLTRDDAVLILDTAEEMARVADRPIKKLPTLRGRTVVNLFFEDSTRTRISFEAAEKRLSADVINFTAKGSSVSKGESLKDTAQTLEAMGVDAVVIRHGASGAPYRLANSGWIDAAVINAGDGTHQHPTQALLDAFTLRRRLVGRDAGLGQDLSGRRVTLVGDVLHSRVARSNVDLLHTLGAEVTLVAPPTLLPVGVGSWPCEVSYDLDATLPKSDAVMMLRVQRERMNDAFFPTEREYSRRYGLDAERMARMPEHAIVMHPGPMVRGMEITAEVADSDRCTAVEQVTNGVSIRMAVLYLLLGGMEPAPQARTTEEK, encoded by the coding sequence ATGCAGCGTCATCTCATCTCGGCCGCCGACCTCACCCGCGACGACGCCGTCCTGATCCTCGACACCGCCGAGGAGATGGCCCGGGTCGCCGACCGGCCGATCAAGAAACTGCCGACCCTGCGCGGCCGCACCGTCGTCAACCTCTTCTTCGAGGACTCCACCCGCACCCGGATCTCCTTCGAGGCCGCGGAGAAGCGGCTGTCCGCGGACGTCATCAACTTCACCGCCAAGGGATCGTCGGTGTCCAAGGGCGAGTCCCTGAAGGACACCGCCCAGACCCTGGAGGCCATGGGCGTCGACGCCGTGGTCATCCGGCACGGCGCCTCCGGGGCCCCGTACCGGCTGGCCAACTCCGGCTGGATCGACGCCGCCGTCATCAACGCCGGCGACGGCACCCACCAGCACCCCACCCAGGCGCTGCTCGACGCCTTCACCCTGCGCCGCCGACTGGTCGGCAGGGACGCGGGCCTCGGCCAGGACCTGTCCGGCAGGCGCGTCACCCTCGTCGGCGACGTGCTGCACAGCAGGGTGGCCCGGTCCAACGTCGACCTGCTGCACACCCTCGGCGCCGAAGTGACCCTGGTCGCCCCGCCGACCCTGCTGCCGGTCGGCGTCGGGTCCTGGCCCTGCGAGGTCTCCTACGACCTCGACGCCACCCTGCCCAAGTCCGACGCGGTGATGATGCTCCGCGTGCAGCGCGAGCGGATGAACGACGCCTTCTTCCCGACCGAGCGCGAGTACTCGCGGCGCTACGGTCTGGACGCCGAGCGGATGGCCAGGATGCCCGAGCACGCCATCGTGATGCACCCCGGCCCGATGGTCCGCGGAATGGAGATCACCGCCGAGGTTGCGGACTCCGACCGCTGCACCGCCGTCGAGCAGGTCACCAACGGCGTCTCCATCCGCATGGCCGTGCTGTACCTCCTGCTCGGCGGCATGGAGCCCGCCCCGCAAGCCCGCACCACCGAGGAGAAGTAA
- a CDS encoding dihydroorotase codes for MSKILIRGAKVLGGAPQDVLIDGEVVEAVGTGLSAEGTEIVEADGKVLLPGLVDLHTHLREPGREDSETVLTGTRAAASGGYTAVFAMANTFPVADTAGVVEQVWRLGREHGYCDVQPIGAVTVGLEGRKLAELGAMHESAAGVTVFSDDGKCVDDAVIMRRALEYVKAFGGVVAQHAQEPRLTEGAQMNEGVVSAELGLGGWPAVAEESVIARDVLLADHVGSRVHICHLSTAGSVEIVRWAKSRGIQVTAEVTPHHLLLTDELVRTYNPVYKVNPPLRTERDVHALREALADGTIDIVATDHAPHPHEDKDCEWAAAAMGMVGLETALSVLQETMVDTGLLDWAGIADRMSFAPARIGRATGHGRPVSAGEPANLTLVDTAYRGQVDPAGFASRSRNTPYEGRELPGRVTHTWLRGKATLVDGKLT; via the coding sequence ATGAGCAAGATTCTGATCCGTGGTGCCAAGGTGCTCGGCGGCGCGCCGCAGGACGTCCTGATCGACGGCGAGGTCGTCGAGGCGGTCGGCACCGGACTGTCCGCCGAGGGCACGGAGATCGTCGAGGCCGACGGCAAGGTGCTGCTGCCGGGCCTGGTCGACCTGCACACCCACCTGCGCGAGCCGGGCCGCGAGGACTCGGAGACCGTCCTGACCGGCACCCGCGCGGCCGCCTCCGGCGGCTACACGGCCGTGTTCGCCATGGCCAACACCTTCCCCGTGGCCGACACAGCCGGCGTCGTCGAGCAGGTCTGGCGTCTGGGCCGGGAGCACGGCTACTGCGATGTGCAGCCCATCGGCGCCGTCACGGTCGGCCTGGAGGGCCGCAAGCTCGCCGAACTCGGCGCCATGCACGAGTCGGCCGCCGGGGTCACCGTCTTCTCCGACGACGGCAAGTGCGTCGACGACGCGGTGATCATGCGCCGGGCGCTGGAGTACGTGAAGGCCTTCGGCGGCGTCGTCGCCCAGCACGCCCAGGAGCCGCGGCTGACCGAGGGCGCCCAGATGAACGAGGGCGTCGTCTCCGCCGAACTGGGCCTGGGCGGCTGGCCGGCCGTCGCCGAGGAGTCGGTCATCGCCCGCGACGTCCTGCTCGCCGATCACGTCGGCTCCCGCGTCCACATCTGCCACCTGTCGACCGCGGGCAGCGTCGAGATCGTCCGCTGGGCCAAGTCCCGCGGCATCCAGGTCACCGCCGAGGTCACCCCGCACCACCTGCTCCTCACCGACGAGCTGGTGCGCACCTACAACCCGGTCTACAAGGTCAACCCGCCGCTGCGCACCGAGCGGGACGTGCACGCCCTGCGCGAGGCGCTCGCCGACGGCACGATCGACATCGTCGCCACCGACCACGCCCCGCACCCGCACGAGGACAAGGACTGCGAGTGGGCCGCGGCCGCCATGGGCATGGTCGGCCTGGAGACCGCCCTGTCGGTGCTCCAGGAGACCATGGTCGACACCGGTCTGCTGGACTGGGCGGGCATCGCGGACCGCATGTCCTTCGCGCCGGCCCGGATCGGGCGGGCCACCGGCCACGGCCGCCCCGTCTCGGCAGGTGAGCCCGCCAACCTCACGCTGGTCGACACGGCATACCGTGGGCAGGTGGACCCCGCGGGCTTCGCCTCGCGCAGCCGGAACACCCCGTACGAGGGACGTGAGCTGCCGGGCCGTGTCACCCACACGTGGCTCCGGGGCAAGGCCACGCTCGTCGACGGGAAGCTCACGTGA
- the carA gene encoding glutamine-hydrolyzing carbamoyl-phosphate synthase small subunit, translating to MTTSTRGTSRVPAVLVLEDGRIFRGRAYGAVGETFGEAVFSTGMTGYQETLTDPSYHRQVVVMTAPHVGNTGVNDEDPESNRIWVSGYVVRDPARRPSNWRAQRTLDEELAAQGVVGISGIDTRALTRHLRERGAMRVGVFSGEAVQDDAALLARVLESPRMEGADLSAEVATEEAYVVPAIGEKKFTVAAVDLGIKGMTPHRMAERGIEVHVLPATATVEDVYAVEPDGVFFSNGPGDPATADHAVSVMRGVLERGTPLFGICFGNQILGRALGFGTYKLKYGHRGINQPVQDRTTGKVEVTAHNHGFAVDAPTDRVSDTPFGRVEVSHVCLNDNVVEGLQLLDKPAFSVQYHPEAAAGPHDAAYLFDRFTSLMSTVLMEGQRA from the coding sequence ATGACCACCTCCACCAGGGGAACCTCGAGGGTTCCCGCCGTACTCGTCCTGGAGGACGGCCGGATCTTCCGCGGCCGTGCCTACGGGGCCGTGGGGGAGACATTCGGCGAGGCCGTGTTCTCCACCGGCATGACCGGCTACCAGGAGACGCTCACCGACCCGTCGTACCACCGTCAGGTCGTCGTCATGACCGCCCCGCACGTCGGCAACACCGGCGTCAACGACGAGGACCCCGAGTCGAACCGGATCTGGGTCTCCGGCTACGTCGTGCGCGACCCCGCGCGCCGGCCCTCCAACTGGCGTGCCCAGCGCACCCTGGACGAGGAGCTCGCCGCGCAGGGCGTGGTCGGCATCAGCGGCATCGACACCCGCGCCCTCACCCGCCATCTGCGCGAGCGCGGCGCCATGCGCGTCGGCGTCTTCAGCGGGGAGGCCGTCCAGGACGACGCCGCGCTGCTGGCCCGGGTCCTGGAGTCGCCCCGGATGGAGGGCGCGGACCTGTCCGCCGAGGTGGCCACCGAGGAGGCGTACGTGGTCCCCGCGATCGGCGAGAAGAAGTTCACCGTCGCCGCGGTCGACCTCGGCATCAAGGGCATGACCCCGCACCGCATGGCCGAACGCGGCATCGAGGTGCACGTACTGCCCGCCACCGCCACGGTCGAGGACGTGTACGCGGTCGAGCCCGACGGCGTGTTCTTCTCCAACGGCCCCGGCGACCCGGCCACCGCCGACCACGCCGTCTCCGTCATGCGGGGCGTCCTGGAGCGCGGCACGCCGCTGTTCGGCATCTGCTTCGGCAACCAGATCCTGGGCCGCGCGCTGGGCTTCGGCACCTACAAGCTGAAGTACGGCCACCGCGGCATCAACCAGCCGGTGCAGGACCGTACGACCGGCAAGGTCGAGGTCACCGCGCACAACCACGGCTTCGCCGTCGACGCCCCCACCGACCGGGTCTCCGACACCCCCTTCGGCCGTGTCGAGGTCTCCCACGTCTGCCTCAATGACAACGTGGTGGAAGGCCTCCAGCTCCTCGACAAGCCGGCCTTCAGCGTCCAGTACCACCCCGAAGCGGCCGCGGGACCCCACGACGCCGCCTACCTGTTCGACCGCTTCACGTCTTTGATGAGCACAGTCCTGATGGAGGGCCAGCGTGCCTAA
- the carB gene encoding carbamoyl-phosphate synthase large subunit produces MPKRTDIQSVLVIGSGPIVIGQAAEFDYSGTQACRVLKAEGLRVLLVNSNPATIMTDPEIADATYVEPITPDFVEKIIAKERPDALLPTLGGQTALNTAISLHQNGVLEKYGVELIGANVEAIHKGEDREQFKEVVEAVRRRTGHGESARSVICHTMDEVLAGVDELGGYPVVVRPSFTMGGAGSGFAHDEDELRRIAGTGLALSPTTEVLLEESILGWKEYELELMRDKHDNVVVVCSIENFDPMGVHTGDSITVAPAMTLTDREYQILRDIGIAVIREVGVDTGGCNIQFAVNPEDGRVIVIEMNPRVSRSSALASKATGFPIAKIAAKLAVGYTLDEIPNDITQETPASFEPTLDYVVVKAPRFAFEKFPQADSTLTTTMKSVGEAMAIGRNFTEALQKALRSLEKKGSRFTFVGDPGDRHERLREAVRPTDGRINAVMQAIRAGATAEEVFDATKIDPWFVDQLFLIKEIADELAEAPELTADLLAEAKRHGFSDQQIGEIRGLREDVVREVRHALGIRPVYKTVDTCAAEFAARTPYFYSSYDEENEVAPRERPAVIILGSGPNRIGQGIEFDYSCVHASFALHDAGYETVMVNCNPETVSTDYDTSDRLYFEPLTLEDVLEIVHAERQAGPIAGVVVQLGGQTPLGLAQALKDNGVPIVGTPPEAIHAAEDRGAFGQVLVEAGLPAPKHGTATTFAQAKTIADEIGYPVLVRPSYVLGGRGMEIVYDEARLEAYIAESTEISPSRPVLVDRFLDDAIEIDVDALYDGEELYLGGVMEHIEEAGIHSGDSACALPPITLGGYDIKRLRASTEAIARGVGVRGLINIQFALSGDILYVLEANPRASRTVPFTSKATAVPLAKAAARISLGATIAELREEGLLPRNGDGGTLPLDAPISVKEAVLPWSRFRDTSGRGVDTVLGPEMRSTGEVMGIDSVFGTAYAKSQSAAYGPLPTKGRAFISVANRDKRSMIFPARELVAHGFELLATSGTAEVLKRNGINATVVRKQSQGTGPNGERTIVQLIHDGEVDLIVNTPYGTGGRLDGYEIRTAAVARSVPCLTTVQALAAAVQGIDALHRGEVGVRSLQEHAGHLTATRD; encoded by the coding sequence GTGCCTAAGCGCACCGATATCCAGTCCGTCCTGGTCATCGGCTCCGGCCCGATCGTCATCGGCCAGGCCGCCGAGTTCGACTACTCCGGCACCCAGGCGTGCCGCGTCCTGAAGGCCGAGGGTCTCAGGGTCCTCCTCGTCAACTCCAACCCCGCGACGATCATGACCGACCCGGAGATCGCCGACGCCACCTACGTCGAGCCGATCACCCCGGACTTCGTCGAGAAGATCATCGCCAAGGAGCGCCCCGACGCCCTGCTGCCCACCCTGGGCGGCCAGACCGCGCTCAACACCGCCATCTCGCTGCACCAGAACGGCGTCCTGGAGAAGTACGGCGTCGAGCTGATCGGCGCCAACGTCGAGGCCATCCACAAGGGCGAGGACCGCGAACAGTTCAAGGAGGTCGTGGAGGCCGTCCGGCGCAGGACCGGGCACGGCGAGTCCGCCCGCTCCGTGATCTGCCACACCATGGACGAGGTCCTGGCCGGCGTCGACGAGCTCGGCGGCTACCCGGTCGTGGTCCGCCCCTCCTTCACCATGGGCGGCGCCGGCTCCGGCTTCGCCCACGACGAGGACGAGCTGCGCCGCATCGCGGGCACCGGCCTCGCGCTCTCCCCGACCACCGAGGTGCTCCTGGAGGAGTCCATCCTCGGCTGGAAGGAGTACGAGCTGGAGCTGATGCGCGACAAGCACGACAACGTCGTGGTCGTCTGCTCCATCGAGAACTTCGACCCGATGGGCGTGCACACCGGCGACTCCATCACCGTCGCCCCGGCCATGACGCTCACCGACCGCGAGTACCAGATCCTGCGGGACATCGGCATCGCCGTCATCCGCGAGGTCGGCGTCGACACCGGTGGCTGCAACATCCAGTTCGCGGTGAACCCCGAGGACGGCCGGGTCATCGTCATCGAGATGAACCCGCGCGTGTCGCGTTCCTCCGCGCTCGCCTCCAAGGCGACCGGCTTCCCCATCGCCAAGATCGCCGCCAAGCTCGCCGTCGGCTACACCCTCGACGAGATCCCCAACGACATCACGCAGGAGACCCCGGCCTCCTTCGAGCCGACCCTCGACTACGTGGTCGTCAAGGCGCCCCGGTTCGCCTTCGAGAAGTTCCCGCAGGCCGACTCCACGCTGACCACCACCATGAAGTCGGTCGGCGAGGCCATGGCCATCGGCCGCAACTTCACCGAGGCCCTCCAGAAGGCCCTGCGCTCGCTGGAGAAGAAGGGCAGCCGGTTCACGTTCGTCGGCGACCCCGGCGACCGGCACGAGCGGCTGCGCGAGGCCGTCCGCCCGACCGACGGCCGGATCAACGCGGTGATGCAGGCCATCCGCGCGGGTGCCACGGCCGAGGAGGTCTTCGACGCCACGAAGATCGACCCGTGGTTCGTCGACCAGCTGTTCCTGATCAAGGAGATCGCCGACGAGCTGGCCGAGGCGCCCGAGCTGACCGCCGACCTGCTCGCCGAGGCCAAGCGGCACGGCTTCTCCGACCAGCAGATCGGCGAGATCCGGGGCCTGCGCGAGGACGTGGTCCGCGAGGTGCGGCACGCGCTCGGCATCCGCCCGGTCTACAAGACGGTCGACACCTGCGCCGCCGAGTTCGCCGCGAGGACGCCGTACTTCTACTCCTCCTACGACGAGGAGAACGAGGTCGCGCCGCGCGAAAGGCCGGCGGTGATCATCCTGGGCTCCGGCCCCAACCGCATCGGCCAGGGGATCGAGTTCGACTACTCCTGCGTGCACGCCTCCTTCGCGCTGCACGACGCCGGGTACGAGACCGTGATGGTCAACTGCAACCCGGAGACCGTCTCCACCGACTACGACACCTCCGACCGGCTGTACTTCGAGCCGCTCACCCTGGAGGACGTCCTGGAGATCGTCCACGCGGAGCGGCAGGCCGGCCCGATCGCCGGTGTCGTCGTCCAACTGGGCGGCCAGACCCCGCTGGGCCTGGCGCAGGCCCTGAAGGACAACGGCGTGCCGATCGTCGGCACCCCGCCCGAGGCGATCCACGCCGCCGAGGACCGGGGCGCCTTCGGCCAGGTGCTGGTCGAGGCGGGCCTGCCGGCCCCCAAGCACGGCACCGCCACCACCTTCGCCCAGGCCAAGACCATCGCCGACGAGATCGGCTACCCGGTCCTGGTCCGACCGTCCTACGTCCTGGGCGGCCGCGGCATGGAGATCGTGTACGACGAGGCGCGCCTGGAGGCGTACATCGCCGAGTCGACCGAGATCAGCCCCTCCCGCCCGGTGCTCGTCGACCGGTTCCTCGACGACGCCATAGAGATCGACGTCGACGCCCTCTACGACGGCGAGGAGCTGTACCTCGGCGGCGTCATGGAGCACATCGAGGAGGCCGGCATCCACTCCGGCGACTCGGCGTGCGCGCTGCCGCCGATCACGCTCGGCGGGTACGACATCAAGCGGCTGCGGGCCTCCACCGAGGCCATCGCGCGCGGTGTCGGGGTGCGCGGCCTGATCAACATCCAGTTCGCGCTGTCCGGCGACATCCTCTACGTCCTGGAAGCCAACCCGCGCGCCTCCCGTACGGTCCCCTTCACCTCCAAGGCGACCGCCGTGCCGCTCGCCAAGGCCGCCGCCCGGATCTCGCTGGGCGCGACCATCGCCGAACTGCGCGAGGAGGGGCTGCTGCCGAGGAACGGCGACGGCGGCACGCTGCCGCTGGACGCGCCGATCTCCGTCAAGGAGGCCGTGCTGCCGTGGAGCCGCTTCCGGGACACCTCCGGACGTGGTGTGGACACCGTCCTCGGCCCCGAGATGCGCTCCACCGGCGAGGTCATGGGCATCGACTCCGTCTTCGGCACCGCGTACGCCAAGTCGCAGTCGGCGGCCTACGGTCCGCTGCCGACCAAGGGCCGCGCCTTCATCTCGGTCGCCAACCGGGACAAGCGGTCGATGATCTTCCCGGCCCGTGAGCTGGTGGCCCACGGATTCGAACTGCTCGCCACCTCCGGCACGGCCGAGGTGCTCAAGCGCAACGGCATCAACGCCACGGTCGTGCGCAAGCAGTCCCAGGGCACCGGGCCCAACGGCGAGCGGACCATCGTCCAGCTCATCCACGACGGCGAGGTCGACCTCATCGTCAACACCCCGTACGGCACCGGCGGCCGCCTGGACGGCTACGAGATCCGTACCGCGGCCGTGGCGCGCTCCGTGCCGTGTCTGACGACGGTTCAGGCGCTGGCCGCGGCGGTCCAGGGCATCGACGCCCTCCACCGCGGCGAGGTGGGTGTCCGCTCCCTCCAGGAACACGCGGGACACCTGACCGCGACCCGCGACTAG
- a CDS encoding quinone-dependent dihydroorotate dehydrogenase: protein MYKLFFRLFFQRMDPEQAHHLAFRWIRLAARVPVLRTFVAAVLAPRHKELRTEVLGLRMHGPFGLAAGFDKNAVAIDGMSMLGFDHVEIGTVTGEPQPGNPRKRMFRLVADRALINRMGFNNEGSLAVAARLASRTPAFRTVVGVNIGKTKVVPEEDAVGDYVKSAERLAPYADYLVVNVSSPNTPGLRDLQATEALRPLLAAVREAADRVVPGRRVPLLVKIAPDLADEDVDAVADLAVELGLDGIIATNTTIAREGLGLTSAPSLVKETGGLSGAPLKARSLEVLRRLYARVGDRITLVGVGGIENAEDAWQRILAGATLVQGYSAFVYQGPFWSRAIHKGLAARLRTSPYATLADAVGADVRKAGEAP from the coding sequence ATGTACAAGCTTTTCTTCCGTCTGTTCTTCCAGCGGATGGACCCGGAACAGGCGCACCACCTGGCCTTCCGCTGGATCCGGCTCGCCGCCCGCGTCCCGGTGCTGCGCACCTTCGTCGCCGCCGTGCTCGCCCCCCGCCACAAGGAGCTGCGCACCGAGGTCCTCGGGCTGCGGATGCACGGCCCCTTCGGGCTCGCCGCCGGCTTCGACAAGAACGCCGTGGCGATCGACGGGATGTCGATGCTCGGCTTCGACCACGTCGAGATCGGCACGGTCACGGGGGAGCCGCAGCCCGGCAACCCCAGGAAGCGGATGTTCCGGTTGGTCGCGGACCGCGCGCTGATCAACCGCATGGGCTTCAACAACGAGGGCTCGCTCGCCGTCGCCGCGCGCCTGGCCTCGCGCACGCCCGCGTTCAGGACTGTCGTGGGCGTCAACATCGGCAAGACCAAGGTCGTCCCGGAGGAGGATGCCGTCGGCGACTACGTGAAGTCCGCCGAGCGGCTGGCCCCGTACGCCGACTACCTGGTCGTCAACGTCTCCTCGCCGAACACCCCCGGACTGCGCGACCTCCAGGCCACCGAGGCGCTGCGCCCGCTCCTTGCCGCCGTGCGCGAGGCCGCCGACCGGGTCGTGCCGGGGCGCCGGGTGCCGCTGCTGGTGAAGATCGCCCCGGACCTCGCCGACGAGGACGTCGACGCCGTCGCCGACCTCGCCGTGGAGCTGGGCCTGGACGGGATCATCGCCACCAACACCACCATCGCGCGCGAGGGACTCGGGCTGACGTCCGCGCCCTCGCTGGTGAAGGAGACCGGTGGACTCTCGGGCGCGCCGCTGAAGGCGCGCTCCCTGGAGGTGCTGCGCCGCCTCTACGCGCGCGTGGGCGACCGCATCACCCTGGTCGGCGTGGGCGGCATCGAGAACGCCGAGGACGCCTGGCAGCGCATCCTGGCCGGCGCCACCCTGGTCCAGGGCTACAGCGCCTTCGTCTACCAGGGGCCCTTCTGGAGCCGCGCGATCCACAAGGGGCTCGCCGCACGCCTGCGGACCAGCCCGTACGCCACCCTCGCCGACGCGGTCGGCGCCGACGTGAGGAAGGCGGGGGAGGCGCCATGA